The sequence TGGCAAGGGAcacctctgccttctgctcagCTCACACCAAAGCAGGGTGACCCTGGGTCTCTCGGTGAGCaccagccccgctgccacctccctggggcaAAACCCCCTCCGCACCCCTCGCCGACCTGGATTCGCTTCCCTTtccacagctcccagcaggaCCCCAGCTGGGGGGGCGATGAACAAGGGATAGACAGCTCTGGGAATCTCTCCCATAGGCAGCTTGATAAGACCCATCCAGCCGCCGCGCAGCCCCGGTGCCCACGGAGCAGCGAGCCGGGCTCCGCTCGGTCCCCCGCCGGCACCGCGCACGGCTCAGCGTGCCTGCGCGCGCCGGTGCCTCCACCAGCCTATAAATCTGGCGGGGCTCCTTCCAAACTTCAGGCCATTCCCTGGGGGAAGAGTTAAGATGCAGGTTTTGCGTCAGCCGCCGCAGTGGGCTGCCCGGCGGGGCTAGGCTGAGCCTCTCCCCTCCATCTGCCCCAGCAGGGTGGTTGCAAAGGTCAATCCCACCGTCCGCTGCCAGGCTCGGCTGCTCTTGGCTCAGTCCTCAAGGTACGTAGTCGGGGGAACATCCTCCCCACCGCTCCGGGAAGGACTGGCAGGGATGTTACGAGGTGCATCGGCTGACGGGCGAGGAGATATCccagcatttttctcttttttttcttaattattctggttttgcggtggtttatttttctttccccgaGATAAAGAGGCGTTAGGATTTCTCGCCGATGCTTTGATAACTTGCCGTGCGCTTCTTTTTATCTGTGTGAGATTTACATTTGTGCTGGGGATTTACTCAACACACCAAACTCCTGGCAGAACCTCTCCATCCACTCcgggcaggcagctgcagcgAATATCTCAGCATGCTCCTAATTAGCCCCTGCCTGGCAGGTACGTGCGATGAGTGAAAAAACAGGGGAGATTTTGTAccagttgtgggttttttttttaaagaaacaagaagaaaaccagtTCGTCAGCCACCTCCCTGCTGGTCCCAGGGAATTTGCTGTGATAAATGAGGTTATCaaagagattaattttaaacatttattttgaagaggaaaaaaaaaggaaaatttatttccatcttCTTTTGGGAAGTGGTGTTTGCACGTGAACTGCAAACCTGAGCGGTGCCTGTGTTGTGTGTCTCCTAGATCCACGTGCCGGCAGTGAGGACCAGTGATCTGCCTTGTCCTTGCTTAACTCCGAGCGGGAGCAGAAAGCCACCAGCCGATCCCGCTGGCCGGGCTAGCATGACCGTGCTCCACTTGCACCTGTACCTCACCGCCTTGGGCTTCTGGATCACACAGGAGtccagctccctcctgctgcccaaCGCCACCGCGGTCCTGTCCCCCCCcgggggcagagccggggggctgctgtggggcgCGGGGGTCCCCCGGAGCCGTCGGAAGCGATATCTCTCCCCCCGCGACACGAGCGTGATTTTGGACTACCACAACCAAGTGCGGGCACAggtgtccccccccgccgccaACATGGAGTATATGGTGAGTCGGGGTGGTTTTGGGTCCACAGCTCTTGGTTGCTGTGGTGGGATCAGGGAGCTCACACGTGATGTGGGCACCCACCCTGGTAGGGATGGGGCACTCACACATGGGGATGTCAGGGTGCTGCCCCGGATTTGTGGCTGAACGTCTCTCCCCGGGGATGTTTCGCGTCCCCGGTGCAGGACAGACCCGTGCATGCCCCATGCAGACTCTGTGCGGGAGGGATGGAGTCCCAATGGGGGGATGTTCCCACCCGGGGGCAGATTTAGGACCCCTGATCCTGTGCCTGGGATGTCTGGGAGCTTGCAGGTTGCAGGGTGGCAGGATCCatccagctgagctgcagaggtGGCATTAGGGGAAGGGAGACAGCGACAAGCACGAAAAGCTCAGGTCCCAACCCAAAGCCCAGGTGGGAGCCTTTCCCCTAACTGCGCTGGGAGGGATGGCCCTGTCCCAAGCTCCAGGGTCCCTCGGGAGTGTGCGCAGGGACGCCAGCCCCTGGGAATAGAAACATgcaggagagagacagagaggggctgagctgcctcGTTGGGTCAGGTACCTCCTCCGACGAGGGCCACCCTGGGCAGAGCCTTCCACAGGCTGTCCCCACCCTGCTTGGAGCTCataaaggaaggagaaatgagGAGCCACCAAGAAGAGGGGTTTCCAGCCGGCACAGAATGGGACCCTTGGGGCACGAGATGCCATGTGCTGCTCTGTTCCCAGGACGGGGACCGGAGCTCTGATGGAGCGGCTGGGTGGTCCCTGGATGCCGGtttgagagaagcagcagcagcctggcttgCTGGGTACTAGAGCAGGTCAGACGTGCCCAGGAGCATCCTGCGCTGCTTCTTGCTCAGCCTAAATTCCTGTCTTCCGAAATAActctcccaggcatctccccaAAGCAGTTCAGGGTGGGTGAGGAACCCTTAAATAATGCATAAAGGAACCAGCTACCCTCACGGGCTAGTCTGCGGCCAGGGCTGCGGGGTTTCATCCCAGGGCTCAGCTCTACCTTGGGCAGAAGGAGCTCGTTCCCGGTGggaatcacacacacacagggctTGCACTGCCTCAGGGCATCGGTGCTCTGTCTGGCAGTGGGCACTCGAGTGCCCAGGAACCGCGGTGGGCAGCTGCGGGGATTCATTGCTCCTGGCCACACTGCCCCACTTCCCACAGGCTTTTCCCAGCCCAGTGTGTGAGTCACATTTTTTGGATACCTGGGTGTGCTCGGGAAAAGGGAATGggtttctcctcttccctctgctgGCAGCCGAAACCCCtgcctgccttttcctttcctcctggcCAGGTGTGGGACGAGCGGCTGGCCAGAGCGGCGGAGGCGTGGGCTGCACGCTGCCTGTGGGACCATGGGCCCCCCCAGCTGATGAAATACATGGGGCAGAACCTCTCCATCCACTCAGGCAGGTGAGTGCCCGCAGGTGGAGCGGGATCCTGGGGACCCCCTGCACCCCGCgatgctggaggaggaggaggggcagcagcagcagcccctcggTCGAGGAGCAGAGAGGTTCTGAGCTGGGGTTGCAGAGGACTGAGATGCAACCAAGAGGCACGTAGAGCTcccctggggaggaggaggagggtgcaACTCTTGCAGCAGGGTCAATGTGGGGAACCAGGGGTGCCTGCTGCTCATTTGGGGACTATGGCATTAATCCTCTCCCTGCCTGGCACATGGAGCAGGGGGACATGGGTCCTGGATCTCCACTATGTGGCTGGGCGCTCAGGTGCCTCCAGTGAGAGTCAGGTGTTCTGGCCTTGGGCACAAGTGGACTCGGCACAAGGATGTCATTGCCCCTGCTCCATCCCgcttctctcccccattccctcAACATGGAAcctgcctccccctcctctccctcgcCCATGACCTCTGAGGTGGAGGAGGTCCGCCTAACGCATGGCACCTTTTGCAGGTACCGCTCCGTGCTGGACATGGTGAAATCGTGGCACCAGGAGAAGCAGCACtactccttcccccacccccgcGAGTGCCACCCCCGCTGCCCCTCCAAATGCAGCGGCTCCGTCTGCAGCCACTACACGCAGGtgagccccgcagccccccgcagccccccaggacTCTGGCGCAAACCAGGGGGCAGCTCACAGCACcttgggctgctgcagcacccGGTGCAGCGAGCAGTccttctcccagcagcagctgggatcCAGGACCGAGTGCTGGCAGCTGAGATGTGGGATCGCATCCTGGCAGCTGGGATGTGGGATCCATGACAGAGTGGCTTTATAGCACCCAGACATGCCCGGATCCCCGGGAACGCAGCCCCTTTGTCCCCCGGCACATCCAGTGGCAGCCAGCTGGCACAAGGTGGAAaacctccctctgctcccctgcccAGTGGCAAAGCTGTGCTGACCCCTAACTACATCCTCTGCACGGCTCCAGCCTTCACCAGAGCATCTGCAGCTCCACGTGGCTTATCCCTGGGGATCCTCTGGGTTGCAAATGGGTGAGAGAcattttttaaggaagaaattcagcctggagaggctTTAGGAGGAGCTTCTGGTTCTGTTTCACCTCCCTGTGTGCAGGGTAAGCTGCTGGCGATGGTTCAGGATGATGTTTGGGAACTAATTTGGGTAAATCAGAGAAGTGACCCAGGCTCTGGTGACCATTTAAGTGAGCTCGGCAAGGCAGCCCCTTGCAGGGCAGCACGGGCTGTGGGCACAAGAGGGACAGTGAAAGGGCACCCTGTGGTGACAAAGCACTGCCCGTGATGGGCATAGCACCAGCGTGGGAAATTGGGGCAGGCGGGATGCACTTCCCCGGTGGGACAGAGCCCTGCACCGGGGTCCCGAGGTGAGCGGCTGCGGGATGCCTGTGCCGAGCCGTCACCGACAGCGCCCGCTCCCTGTCCCGGCACAGATGGTGTGGGCATCCTCCAGCCGCCTCGGCTGTGCCCTTGGCACCTGTGCCAACGTGCGCGTGTGGGGCAGCACGTGGCGGCACGCCGTCCTCCTCGTCTGCAACTACGCCATCAAGTAAGTGCGTGGAGGGAAGACCTCCATCCTCCTGCCTCGCCGGCTGCTCTGGTGTCGGCGGCGAGGCGATGGTGCTCAGGGGTGATGCCCTCCTCTCCTTTTAGGGGCAACTGGCTGGGAGAAGCACCCTACAAGGTGGGGCGGCCGTGCTCAGCCTGTCCCCCCACCTATGGCGGGGGCTGCTCCAACAACATGTGCTTCACCGGACTCAAATCCAACCAAGTCGGCTGGTTCTAGGGCTGTGACCCCGTGAGGAAGCccccagggatggagatggggcGAACCAGAATTATTTATAACACTGACCCCCCGAGCTGCTCTGGCCATCTCCGAGcgccctccctgccccgcgTCAGGTGGCTCTGGCAGCCCGGCTGTCCAACCTGCTTCATCCCTACAGCCATGTAGGAAACGGCTTTTTAAACGTACCTCCTCCAACAGTGCTTGCGTTGTCCAGCTGCTTCCCGCTTTGGGGGAAATAGGGATGGTTCAGGTCCCTGTTTCCCACAATAGGGATGGTTTGGGGGTGCGCAGAGGGAGTGGGGCTGGCTGGCAtggtccctgctctgcagctcgGGGGgctttccctgctgcccccccgCCTGTGCTAAGGCAGAGGCTGGTGTAAGTGAATACCAAGATGTTCCTTTCGTGGTGAGGAGCTGGAGAAGTGGGGAGCCCCGAGCGTGCCCCCGCTCCATGGCAGCCTCTCCAGCCACAGGGCCCCTGGCTCTGAGACCCCAATAAAGCAGCCTGGAGAACCCTGTGCTCGTGTCCGTCCTCCCTTGCTCGCAGCCTGGAGCCTTGGGGTAACACTGAGCCGGGCGCCTTTGCTCTGGCTTTGGGGGTAAACAGCGAAGGGGTGCAGAAGCCCCCAGCGGCGCCACAGGCCACGGGCTGTGGCCATGGGAGATGCCCGGGCGCTTTGCTCCATCGTGTGGGAGaagccagcactgctgggacAGCCTGTGACCATGATGCTGGAGAGCCACAAGCTCCCCGTCCCCACCCAGGCTGCCCCACGCCGCCCCACTGCCCTGCCTCACCCCCAGTGCTGCTGAGGGACCCCATTatccccatcccctgcctcacccccagcactgctgaggaCCCGCGTTATCCCCATCCCCTGCTTCTCTAGGACCTCTCAGCAAACTCAGGGGTCCCCAAATTCCCAGGCCTTGGGTCTGAGCCCCCAGCTGCAGGTTCCTGCACTGCAGCCCCCCGCATCCAGGCAgccccctgcctgctccccccTGCCTCCCTGCATGCTCCCTTGGGTTGTACTTTCCCATCCAGAGGAGCAGATGTCCCTAATTATGTCCCCTCGGGGATGCCCCAGCCAGGGTGCTGGTGGTCCCCGGACTGGCAGGGACCCCTCCGtgcctcctccagcccagccccttcCCGAGGCATACAGGAGATGCGGGAGGCCCTGTGCTGCTGGACAATCACTTTTCCAGCTCCAGCTCGGGATCCCCCATATATTTGGCATCACTTCAACACCACCTCTTGCACATGTCCCTCCTTgccccagcgcagccccccgggagcgggggctgctcctgccaagGAGCCACCAGTAGCACAGGGTCATCTGCATGCTCTGGACCATGAGGTCCCCGGTGCTCCTCCTGGGTGCTGCGGTCCCGGGGTGAGCACAGATGTCTGTGGGCAGCTGCGATGCCTTGCAGGTCCCCCCAATTTCGGGAGCAGATGGGGACAGGAAGGAGCTGCAAACACCCTGTGCCCCGGCCCCGTGCTCAGGGTACCACCCTGCATCCCCCCGCTGCATCCCCGTGGCTCCCCATCCCCAAGCGACCCCTCTGGTTTAGAACCGAGGGGACAAGCCCCGACCCACGGCTGGGGTGTTTCACCCCTTGTGCCtcagctgggctctgctctgcccGTGCCAGCGCATGCCAGCCCCCACGGCTCGTCCCATGGCCCCTGGCCCCGCACGCAGAGTTAGCCCCTTGCCCAGGAGGGCTCAGCCCTTGTTTTCCCACCATGGGCGGGCGATGGCACAAAATCCAGCGGCACCCAGGGCTCTGCGGAGCCGGATCCGGCCACCCCGTCCCCTCCGCAGCTGGGGGGTGAACCCCAGCCCGGCGGCTGCCCCGGCCTTGACACCGGGTGGAAACGGGAGCCCCAAAAGAGTCCAGTAAAAGCCGTGTTTGAGTTTCTAGCTTGGCAGCAGTTACTATAGCTACAGCAACGGCACCTTGCAGATTGGTTTCCATAAGAGCTTGGTTACTATTTAACATCTCCACCCACATTAGCCCTGATTAAGCGAATCAATAAGATAACAGGAGAGGCAGGTTTCCTCGCCCTGCCTCTCCACGCTCCCTCCTGCCTTCACCTAGTTCCTTAGTGatagacatttttatttatttatttagatttctttttcttcctccacttCCTCTGGTATTCGTCCCAAGTCCCCATAGCAGTAGCCGGCGAGACATGGTCAATGTAAGCACCCAGCTAAGCGCTAAGATGGAGGCTCCATATGGTGAGTACAGCGTTCCCACCGCccgcgctgccgcccgccgTCGCTCGTGggaagcagggctgggagcgggcAGTGGACCCCGGCCCcggtccccagccctgcacccgGCCCTGCCGCGCTGCCCGGCCCTTGCCGCCTCAGGCACCTGCAAAGGCTGGAGATGGAGGCAGGAAAGGGGTCCCTGATTGATTTCtatataatataaatacatatatatgtattttctctctttcactctGCTTGGCTCGAAGGAGAAGGCACGTGCCCGAGGGAGCAGAGCGGTCCGACCtgctggcagaggggctgctgtggggttCGCAGCAGCAGTGGATGCAGTTTAGAGAGGAGGTGACGTGCTGCCTTAGGACACGCAGCTGGCCCCGAGGCAAAGGCTGCGGGCAGCCCATGGCACGGCCGGGCTGTGTGAGCGGGCACAGCGGGCACCTGCCAGCGCTGCTGCTCTCGCCgagggccggggctgggctggtgTCAATGCTGGACAGGTTTCCTGTCAGGGAGTGTAGTGCCCGGatgaacagcagcagcctcctgtCTCTGCGGTGCAGAGCATCGGGCAGCGATATTACCCTCGGGATGGGTCCAACTGTGCCCATGCTGCAGCTTCCCTGCAAGGCAAGGAGCTGAGGCTGGTTTGGTTCTGTGCCATCTGGGAACCCCAGTTCCCTGGTGCAGAGTGAGGGTCCAGCAGATGAAGTCTCACAGTTACGAGGTTCTCTATCACTTCCCCTGGCTCTCCATCTCACTCCGTGGCTCTCCATCACTTCCTCATGGCTCTCCATCACACCCCATGGCTCTCCACCACTTCTGGCTCTGCATCACACCCCATGGCTCTCCATCACACCCCTTGGCTCTCCATCACACCCCATGGCTCTCCATCACTTCTGGCTCTCCATCACACCCCTTGGCTCTCCATCACTTCCCCTGGCTCTCCATCATGCTACCTTGCCTCTCCTCACTGTATTGTTCACGtcctgcttctcttctcctttaccACACCCCACCCATGAGCAcgcccagccccaccagcccaTGCTCCAGCCACTGCATGTGCTGCAGCTTGCAGGGCTCCCAGGCCACCTCCTCATGCTTTGTTAATGGCCCCATTCTGGGTGGTGGCTTCTCTTGCTCCAGGCCTGCAGCCTCCCATGGGTACCACCTCCAGCCCTAACCCACCCTCATGCTGGGTACCCATGCTGTGGTGAGGCCCCGTGCCTCCTTGCCCCAGTTCCCAGCACTTTGGTACTCTCCAGATCACTTTAGTTTCAGCTGACGTGGCCCACGGTGAGCCATGGCCAGACACGAGGCTCATCAGCATTTCAGTGGGTCCATTGCAATGGAAACGCAGAGTAATTTCATAGGATCTGCAAGAGATCTCGGTATCTCcgagctgcagcagggagctaCAGTCAAGCAGTTATGAAATGCTGAGTTTTAGCCCGTTTTTACCAGGTCACAGGAGCCAGGGCTCTGGAGGAGCTCCCATCGCCCATGGCTTGGAGCCGTGGGAGCCAGCAGTGGGACACTGCCTCACAGAAAGCTGGTCTCAGAGAAATGCCAAGGAGACACAGCAGTGCGGGGTGGCCGGATCTGGGCATCCCCGAATCCAAGGTGCTTGTGTCCCGCTTTGCCCCGACAGGCAAAGCCAGCCTCATTTCTGCAGGGAGCAACAGGCTCTGCCTGACAGATGCGACCCAAGGAGCTGAACAAGCTCCTCAATCACTTACAATTGAGTTCTTCTGCCCGTTTGCAGCTGGCTCTAATGCAAGCAGCTGCTTGCCAGCCCTGGCACATCAGTGACCTTAAACACAGGCAGGTAAATCCTTCCcttgataattttcttttcctgttaatCCTGATTTTCTCCTAATTTTTCAGCCTCAGGGTCAGTGACCAAGCcgtgggcagagctggggcaggcgCAGGCAGAGCCGGGGAAGGATCACTGCACGTCCCACCTGCGGCCGCTCTCGCCATCGCTGTCGTGGCCAAACAAAGGCGTGCTCCAGCCGGCACCCGCTGCCtgctgcggggccgggctgcACAGCCTGGGGCCTTGCAaggggcagagaggaaaataataagaataaaaaagcgAGATGGGCCTCCCAGACCAAAGCGTGAGGAAACTCAGTGTTGGCAGAAGGAGGGGAGTCCTCATAAATAAAACAGGTGAAAAAGTTATCCAAATAGAGGCGAGGAAGGGCTGGCGGGGATGGGGGACGGGGCAGCACCTGGCTTCCCCGGGAGCCTGCAGTGccacagggctggggctgggctggggctgggcacagcagccGGGATGCGCCATGGGGCAGATGGCAAAGTGGTGGCTGAGACTTTCCCAGGGTCACTGGGAAGTTTATCCCTTGCAAAGCAATGGGGTGCTCCACACTGCGGTGTCGGCTGCCAGCCCTTGGCAGAACAGGCCACCCCGGCTGGCATCGCGCTGGCATTGCCGGGGCTCAGCCGGCGGATGCACACCAGGGTCCCCCAGATGAGCCCTCAGCCTTGGAGGGTCACACAActattttcagtttccttcGACAGATGGAaggattttctgatttttccgTCTCCTCACCCACCTCAGGGGCTTCAGCATTGCAGCATCCGTCTGAAGCCAGGGATATATTCTAAGGGGGCAGCTGGGCACCGGCACTCAGCCTCGGGACAGTAAGCGGGCCTAGCCTGCTCTTCGCAGTGGTGGCATCAGCAAGAGCAGAGAGTGGGGCAACACCCCTCATGAATCCCTGTCCCAAACTGCCACCAGCATTCCCCCTAAACCATACCTTGTGGGCACTTATTTCTCTCCCATGAGATCTGTGCCTTGTGTAAAGGACTTGGAGGATGCCCTGCCAGGTGGTGACAAAGGTGTCTTGTCCCCATCACCCTGTGTGGGTCCCTGGGGGAGAAGGGAGTGATGCCGCAGCTCCCGgagagctgtggggctgggggcacgtTCAGCATCCTCACCAGCACCTGCTGAGGATGGGCTGTGAGCTGGAAAGGGCTCCTCTGGGCACACTGGTGCTAAATCCCCGGGGGAGGCTGCAAACGGGTGTGCAAGAGGGTGGGCGATGGAGAGGGGACTAGGGGATGGTCCTCTCCTGGGCAGCGAGGAGGCGAAGAGACCCTGGCTCCAGCTTCATCCTTAGGCGCAATCCAGGCAATCGCCCTCAATCCCAGCGCAGGCAGCACTGCTCCTTCGTATTTCGGGAGCAGCTCTTGGAGCCGGGGATCCCCCCAGGCCAGTGGTTAGAGCAGGGACCAGCGCATGATCGGGGCCAGCTCCGTAAAGCAGCTTTGGAAACTCGCTGAAAAATGTGAGACGTCAGAGCTGCTCAGGCATTTTGGTCAGGCATGGTGAATAGTTTCAGCTGAAGAACATAAAAGGGGGCAAAATttctaaatattattaaatttcactgtgaaacaattatttttcattgccAAAGGGATCTAATTCTTTATAGCTTTTCACTAGATATGGCCCAAACTGAGCTTTTTGCCCTTGATTTCTCATGTCAGCTGCTATTTAATTCCTCTGTTTACTCCTTGTGCTCTGTGCCCATGGCCCGGAGGCTGTTGGGGACTGATGTGTGTTAGGacacccagcacagcccccttccctgtccccactCCTACCGTCCCCACTGGCTCTTGGGGGTGGCCATAACACTGGTGCTGGCAGGGTCAGGACTTACCAGGGCGAGAAACGGCTGAGCGGGGTCTTGCTGCACCCAGGAACAAGCCCTGGTATTTAGATGAGATGCAAAAGAGACAATCAGTGCTTTAGCCGCCTTGGCCCGATCCTGAGTGCTGTTTGCTGGTGCTTGGTGCAGGTTTCCTTGGGGAAGAGCTGGGGATGCTCCCCCCGTCATGGGGGGGGGTGCAGGGATGCTGCTCAGCATCGCAGGGCTGTGACTTCCTCTGCGCCGGGGCAGCCGCCGCACCCCGGCCACTTATCGGGCCGGCAGCACACCCTCATCTTCAGCTTTGCTTGGAAACACGATGGTGTTTCTATAAGGGGGAGTGAGCCCAGAAGGCTGCTATCTGCGGGTGATGATCTCTGGGAGGTGAGCAGCACAAGGCTGGGCAAGGTTCGAGGAGGGTCTGAGAGGTATTTtgagctctgcagggcaggtgtAGGTCTGCGAGTCAGACACAGAACCATAGACATGCTCGGTTAGCTTCCTGCTGACATTTCgtaaatggcattaaaaaatatttatttaaagtgaGTGCAAAGGGGTGGTGAGTGACGGCGGTCCCACGGACAGCAAGGTCTGggcagttttcttttaaatccagCAATATTTGCAGCAGGACGGGGGCCAACAGCAGGGGACAGGGCAGCTCACAGGGCAGAGCCAAGGGGTACGTCGGGTGGGGGGACACCTGCAAGAGTCTCTGCCGGTGGGCTCAGGGTCAGAACGGAGCAAAGACTGCACGAAAAGGTCCGTGACTGTTTGTGTTCAggttccttctctgtttgctttCCTCAAATATTCAAGCAAACAAAGTTCCTGGCAGAAATGTTTGTGGAGATGGCAAATGTTGCAGAATTTCACTGAAGGCAAATTCAAGGTAGTGGCTGTACCATGAACCCAGAGCTGATGGCTCTGCTCGCCAGTGCCGGGCAGAGGCACCACATTCCCACCAGGACCTTCAAGCTGAGCCAGGTCCCAGAAGCAATTACTTCCAGGAACGGCTCCTTTCCAAGCTTCAGCCTAAGCATCAACAGAAATTACCTAGCAAGTCCCTTTGGGAAATACCTGCCTCAAAAAATAACGGTGGGCTCTGGATCATGCGCCGAATGTGCGAAAGGAGCGGATCCATGCTGTGAGCGGCTGTGAAAGGCACTAGCAGTCGAGGAGCGGATGGATCCTGGCTCTAAAAAGCCGATGGTCTGCGTGGCCAGACCAGACTTTCTGTCCCAAAAGGGGGCGGCCACTGGAGGGACTCCGGCTGCATCCCCATGGTACCAGGAGCCCTGGTGCTGAGGGGCGGATGGGGACCATCACCGTGGGCTCAAGCCCTCCAAGGCCCCAGCACCAAGGTGTCCCTGTGGGCCCAGCTGGTGCTAGCATCTCCTGTTGGGAAGAGGACTGGAGGTAGGCAATGGGTGATACTCTGTGCCTCCTGCCATGGGCCACCATGTGTGGGCCACCTCCTCTGCAATGATGCTCTGGGAGCCCTGACACCTTCTCCCTTTCTGGACAGCCAAGCTGGTTTGACACCCCAATTTTCATCACAGCCCTACAGATCTCTGACCTTGCTCATTccaccccaggctgcccagggcagcatcTTCACCCCAGCTTTGCCCATCCACCTTAAAACTCATCCATCGGGGCAGGAGGCTCAGCTCCTGCCACTGAGCGTGGGGCACCCGAACCCACCAGCATGGGACCAGTGGGCACCTTTCACCTGCCTCTGCACCACAAACCTGTCCCAGCCACGGGTGTGGGCGAGATTTTATAGGCGATAACCCCCGGGAAAGTGGGAAATGCAAGGAGAGCCGTACACTCAGCTTCCTGGAGTGGCCCAACGCTCTGGTTAGGAGAGCCAATGTCAACAGATAGACCTGAAGGAAGGAGCAAAACCAAATACATGGGCACTTCTCAGAACAAGAGCTGTAAAACCTGCACAAACCTGAACAAGTGCCACAACACTCTTTTATATGGTCAGAATCAATAGTCGAGCCCACTCGACGTGTTTGCCGACACATAAACGACAGCCACCGCGCCGCGTTTATGGCCCAGCGTCGCTCACGGGggctgcagagcctggctcctcctgccctgcttggCCGcttctctccccctctgctcccagggGAGGCTCATCATTTTGCCACACAGTCCCCAAAGCCTTGATACCCCATGAtaagaagctgctgctgctcctctcccgTGTGCCAGCCTGCCCCGCTTCCCAGCCAGCTGGGCAAGTTCTGCAT comes from Nyctibius grandis isolate bNycGra1 chromosome 19, bNycGra1.pri, whole genome shotgun sequence and encodes:
- the R3HDML gene encoding peptidase inhibitor R3HDML, whose product is MTVLHLHLYLTALGFWITQESSSLLLPNATAVLSPPGGRAGGLLWGAGVPRSRRKRYLSPRDTSVILDYHNQVRAQVSPPAANMEYMVWDERLARAAEAWAARCLWDHGPPQLMKYMGQNLSIHSGRYRSVLDMVKSWHQEKQHYSFPHPRECHPRCPSKCSGSVCSHYTQMVWASSSRLGCALGTCANVRVWGSTWRHAVLLVCNYAIKGNWLGEAPYKVGRPCSACPPTYGGGCSNNMCFTGLKSNQVGWF